One region of Chryseobacterium muglaense genomic DNA includes:
- a CDS encoding DMT family transporter: MQKLALFRLHLIVFLWGFTAILGKLITANAHILVFYRMLFAAIFLYAFIRIYKKESIKVSKKLFFQLSGVGFFMALHWYCFFYSIKVSNVSIALSCLSLSTLFASVLEPIVFKRKVDISEVVMGTVIVACILLIFKTEFQYKEGIFYGVLCAIFGTVFSVFNGKLFGKTSSGNIIFYEIFSGWFILMIFYLATGQIMQMNEINYRDLALIGLLASVFTAYPMFESVKLMKYISPFTLILTVNLEPVYGIILAFFIFGESEHMSPIFYIASLVMILAIVVNALIKTRKQKNIN; the protein is encoded by the coding sequence ATGCAGAAATTAGCACTTTTCAGATTACATTTAATAGTCTTTTTATGGGGCTTTACAGCAATTTTAGGGAAACTGATTACCGCTAATGCCCATATTCTAGTATTCTACAGAATGCTATTTGCTGCCATATTTCTTTATGCGTTTATACGGATTTACAAAAAAGAAAGCATTAAGGTTTCAAAAAAATTATTCTTTCAATTATCAGGAGTTGGTTTTTTTATGGCGTTGCATTGGTACTGTTTTTTTTATTCGATAAAAGTTTCTAATGTTTCAATTGCCTTAAGCTGTCTCTCGTTATCTACTTTATTTGCCTCGGTTTTGGAGCCGATTGTTTTTAAACGGAAAGTTGATATTTCAGAAGTAGTAATGGGAACGGTAATTGTCGCCTGCATATTACTTATTTTTAAAACAGAGTTTCAATATAAAGAAGGTATTTTTTATGGCGTTTTGTGTGCCATTTTCGGAACCGTTTTCTCTGTTTTTAATGGGAAACTTTTCGGAAAAACCAGCTCAGGAAATATTATTTTTTATGAGATTTTCTCAGGATGGTTTATTTTAATGATATTTTATCTTGCAACAGGGCAAATCATGCAGATGAACGAAATAAATTATAGAGATCTTGCGTTAATAGGCTTGTTGGCAAGTGTATTTACAGCATATCCTATGTTTGAATCTGTGAAGCTGATGAAATATATTTCGCCATTTACTTTAATTTTAACAGTTAATTTAGAACCAGTTTACGGAATTATACTAGCTTTTTTTATCTTTGGAGAATCAGAACATATGAGCCCAATATTTTACATTGCATCTTTGGTTATGATTTTGGCTATTGTTGTAAATGCACTGATAAAAACTAGAAAACAAAAAAACATTAACTAA
- a CDS encoding RNA polymerase sigma factor — MYDNYSGALYGVILRIVQSKEYTEEIIQDVFVKIWNSMHQYDAAKGRFYTWMINIARNTAIDYLKSKSFQNQLKNQPIPDFVYENAELSTTNNSDFIGFNKVLESLESDKQELIDLAYYQGFTQSEISEKLNMPLGTVKTKMRNALIKLKDLLKDYQ, encoded by the coding sequence TTGTATGATAACTATTCTGGTGCGTTGTATGGTGTAATTCTCAGAATTGTTCAGTCTAAAGAATATACAGAAGAGATTATTCAGGATGTTTTTGTGAAAATCTGGAATTCTATGCATCAATACGATGCTGCGAAAGGTAGATTTTATACTTGGATGATTAATATTGCAAGGAATACAGCAATTGATTATCTTAAATCTAAAAGTTTTCAAAACCAACTTAAAAACCAACCTATACCAGATTTCGTATATGAGAATGCGGAGCTTTCAACTACCAATAATTCAGATTTTATTGGGTTTAATAAGGTACTTGAAAGTTTGGAGTCTGATAAGCAGGAACTTATTGATCTTGCCTATTATCAAGGATTTACGCAGAGTGAAATATCAGAAAAACTGAATATGCCTTTAGGTACTGTTAAAACAAAAATGCGTAATGCATTGATTAAATTAAAAGACTTGTTAAAAGATTATCAATAA
- a CDS encoding fasciclin domain-containing protein has protein sequence MNTRSKIAVFGMVALSFAFSGNAAAQQMKEKTVMVGGAAMYPSKNIIENAVNSKDHKTLVAAVKAAGLVETLQSKGPFTVFAPTDAAFAKLPAGTVENLVKPENKAMLTKILTYHVLPGKYSAKQVWAAVKAGNGKAMMKTVQGEQLTFWTKGKDLYVTDAKGNKAKVTIADVNQSNGVIHVIDTVLMP, from the coding sequence ATGAACACAAGATCAAAAATCGCAGTATTCGGAATGGTGGCTTTATCATTCGCATTCAGTGGAAATGCAGCTGCACAGCAAATGAAAGAAAAAACAGTAATGGTAGGTGGAGCAGCAATGTATCCCTCAAAAAACATCATTGAAAATGCAGTAAACTCTAAAGATCACAAAACTTTGGTTGCTGCAGTAAAAGCTGCCGGTTTAGTAGAAACGCTGCAAAGTAAAGGTCCCTTCACAGTATTTGCTCCAACTGATGCTGCATTTGCAAAATTACCCGCAGGAACAGTTGAAAATTTGGTAAAACCAGAGAACAAAGCAATGCTTACAAAAATTCTTACCTATCATGTTTTGCCTGGAAAATACAGTGCAAAACAAGTTTGGGCAGCGGTAAAAGCAGGAAACGGTAAAGCAATGATGAAAACTGTACAAGGAGAACAATTGACTTTCTGGACGAAAGGAAAAGATTTATATGTTACCGATGCAAAAGGAAACAAAGCGAAAGTTACGATTGCAGATGTTAATCAGTCTAATGGTGTGATACATGTAATTGATACGGTATTAATGCCTTAA
- the uvrC gene encoding excinuclease ABC subunit UvrC: MNPSLELQLKTLPSEPGVYRYYDKNENLLYVGKAKNLKKRVLSYFNKTLSGYRTRIMVGKINRLETTIVNSEYDALLLENNLIKEHQPFYNVMLKDDKTYPWICIKNEDFPRIFLTRNKIKDGSEYFGPYAKVRPAKILLDTIKHIYKLRTCNLNLSPKKIEEGKYKVCLEFHIKNCEGPCEDLESKEDYDQKIDAIRGIVKGDFRRAKEYLINQMTKYASNLQFENAQLIKERLDILEDYQVKHTVVNPDIDDVDVFGMTSDETAAYVNYFKIRNGNIIQSFTTEIKKMLEETDEEIMEEALIEIRQKFDSDSKEVLLPFHLTVEIPNVKLIVPKVGDKKRIVELSEKNAKEYRIEKLKQVQIVDPERHSNRIMAEMQKLLRMPVEPRHIEGFDNSNIQGTNPVSACVVFKNGKASKADYRIFHPKTVIGPDDFKTMEEVIFRRYKRMLEEGESLPQLILIDGGKGQLSSAVKSLKLLGLYGKITIVGIAKRLEEIFFPEDPIPLYLDKKSETLKILQQVRDEAHRFGVKHHRTRRANSTIKSELEEIPGVGEKTIELLLSKLKSVKRIKEANLEILEEILGKSKAKVIWEFFNAE, translated from the coding sequence ATGAATCCTTCTTTAGAACTACAGCTTAAAACTTTACCTTCAGAACCTGGCGTTTATCGATATTATGATAAAAACGAAAACCTATTGTATGTAGGAAAAGCAAAAAATCTAAAGAAAAGAGTACTTTCTTATTTCAACAAAACACTTTCAGGATACCGCACCAGAATTATGGTCGGAAAAATAAACCGCCTTGAAACCACCATTGTTAATAGTGAATACGACGCGCTTTTATTGGAAAACAATCTGATTAAAGAACATCAGCCTTTCTACAATGTGATGTTGAAAGATGACAAAACCTATCCGTGGATTTGCATTAAAAACGAAGATTTCCCAAGAATTTTCCTTACGAGAAATAAAATAAAAGACGGCTCGGAATATTTTGGACCCTACGCAAAAGTACGTCCTGCAAAGATCTTGTTGGATACAATTAAACATATTTATAAGCTTCGTACCTGCAATTTAAATTTATCTCCAAAAAAAATAGAAGAAGGAAAATACAAAGTCTGCCTTGAGTTTCATATTAAAAACTGTGAAGGGCCGTGTGAAGATTTGGAAAGCAAAGAAGATTATGACCAAAAAATAGATGCTATCCGTGGGATTGTAAAAGGAGATTTCCGAAGAGCAAAAGAATATTTGATTAATCAAATGACGAAATATGCGTCTAATCTTCAGTTTGAAAATGCACAGCTCATCAAAGAAAGACTAGATATTTTGGAGGATTATCAGGTAAAACATACGGTTGTAAATCCGGATATTGATGATGTAGATGTTTTCGGAATGACGAGTGATGAAACGGCGGCTTACGTTAATTATTTTAAAATCAGAAACGGAAATATTATTCAAAGTTTTACCACAGAAATCAAAAAAATGCTTGAAGAAACCGATGAAGAAATCATGGAAGAAGCTTTGATTGAAATCCGCCAAAAATTTGATTCAGATTCTAAAGAAGTTTTGCTTCCGTTTCACTTAACCGTTGAAATTCCTAATGTAAAACTGATTGTTCCGAAGGTTGGTGACAAGAAAAGAATCGTTGAACTTTCTGAAAAAAATGCCAAAGAATACAGAATCGAAAAATTAAAACAGGTACAGATTGTAGATCCGGAAAGACATTCAAACAGAATAATGGCAGAAATGCAAAAACTATTGAGAATGCCTGTAGAGCCAAGACATATCGAAGGTTTTGACAACTCAAACATTCAAGGAACCAATCCGGTTTCAGCATGTGTTGTTTTTAAAAACGGAAAGGCAAGCAAAGCAGATTACAGAATTTTTCATCCTAAAACGGTTATTGGTCCTGATGATTTTAAAACCATGGAGGAAGTCATTTTCAGACGCTACAAAAGAATGCTTGAGGAAGGCGAAAGTTTGCCCCAACTAATTTTGATCGATGGTGGAAAAGGACAGCTATCTTCTGCAGTAAAAAGTTTAAAATTGCTTGGTCTGTATGGAAAAATTACTATTGTGGGAATTGCCAAAAGACTCGAAGAAATTTTCTTTCCCGAAGATCCTATTCCTTTATATCTCGATAAAAAGTCTGAAACGCTTAAAATTTTACAGCAAGTACGTGACGAAGCCCACCGTTTTGGGGTAAAACATCACCGAACAAGACGTGCCAATTCTACGATAAAATCTGAGCTTGAAGAAATTCCTGGGGTTGGTGAAAAAACAATTGAACTGCTTTTATCTAAATTAAAATCAGTAAAAAGAATAAAAGAAGCCAACCTTGAAATTTTAGAAGAAATTTTAGGAAAATCTAAGGCAAAAGTAATTTGGGAGTTTTTCAATGCAGAATAA
- a CDS encoding acyl-CoA carboxylase subunit beta, with amino-acid sequence MDIEFNKREDQNKLKLSEINRLLTEIKKGGGEKRLQKLRDEGKMTARERIEYLLDKNSDSIEIGAFAGYEMYEEHGGCPSGGVVVVMGYVSGKQCLVVANDASVKAGAWFPITGKKNLRAQEIAMENRLPIIYLVDSAGVYLPMQDEIFPDKEMFGRIFRNNAKMSAAGIIQISAVMGSCVAGGAYLPIMSDEAMIVDKTGSIFLAGSYLVKAAIGETIDNETLGGATTHCAISGVTDYKAKDDKDALDRIKNIMKSVGSYDKAGFDRIESFPPKEKIDNIFGIMPASRAEQYDTLEIIKCIVDNSEFEEYKPDYGKTIICATARVDGWSVGIVANQRKLVKSGKGEMQFGGVIYSDSADKATRFIANCNQRKIPLIFLQDVTGFMVGSKSEHGGIIKDGAKMVNAVSNSIVPKFTIITGNSYGAGNYAMCGKAYDPRLIVAWPWADLAVMGGTQAAKVLAQIQESTLKKQGKEISEEEHNEILDTITKKYQKQTEATYAASRLWTDAIINPIDTRKWISMGIEAADHSPITEKFNLGVIQV; translated from the coding sequence ATGGATATTGAATTTAACAAAAGAGAAGATCAAAATAAATTAAAATTATCTGAAATCAACCGTTTGCTTACAGAAATTAAAAAAGGTGGTGGTGAAAAAAGACTTCAGAAACTTCGTGACGAAGGGAAAATGACGGCAAGAGAAAGAATAGAATATCTTCTTGATAAAAATTCAGATTCCATAGAAATTGGTGCTTTTGCAGGTTACGAAATGTATGAAGAACATGGTGGTTGCCCAAGTGGTGGTGTCGTGGTTGTAATGGGCTATGTTTCCGGAAAGCAATGTTTAGTTGTAGCAAATGATGCTTCGGTAAAAGCTGGAGCTTGGTTCCCTATTACTGGAAAGAAAAATCTGAGAGCTCAGGAAATCGCAATGGAAAACAGACTTCCGATTATTTATCTGGTAGATTCTGCAGGGGTTTACCTTCCGATGCAGGACGAAATTTTCCCTGATAAAGAAATGTTTGGTAGAATTTTTAGAAATAATGCTAAAATGAGCGCAGCAGGAATTATTCAGATTTCAGCAGTAATGGGAAGCTGTGTTGCAGGTGGAGCTTATCTTCCGATTATGAGTGATGAAGCTATGATTGTAGACAAAACCGGTTCTATTTTCTTAGCCGGAAGTTATTTGGTGAAAGCTGCAATTGGCGAAACTATTGACAACGAAACTTTAGGTGGAGCAACAACGCATTGTGCAATTTCGGGAGTTACCGATTATAAAGCAAAAGATGATAAAGATGCTTTAGACCGTATTAAAAATATTATGAAATCTGTAGGAAGTTATGATAAAGCGGGTTTCGACAGAATTGAAAGTTTTCCTCCTAAAGAAAAAATAGATAATATTTTTGGAATTATGCCCGCTTCAAGAGCTGAGCAATATGATACTTTAGAAATCATTAAATGTATCGTTGATAATTCTGAATTTGAAGAATACAAACCAGATTACGGTAAAACGATTATTTGTGCAACTGCAAGAGTTGACGGGTGGTCTGTAGGAATTGTTGCCAACCAAAGAAAATTGGTAAAAAGCGGTAAAGGAGAAATGCAATTTGGTGGCGTAATCTATTCTGATTCTGCCGACAAAGCAACAAGATTTATTGCAAACTGTAACCAAAGAAAAATTCCTTTAATATTTTTACAGGACGTAACAGGATTTATGGTAGGTTCAAAATCAGAGCATGGCGGAATCATCAAAGACGGTGCAAAAATGGTAAATGCAGTGTCAAATTCTATAGTACCTAAGTTTACGATCATCACCGGAAATTCTTACGGAGCAGGAAACTACGCAATGTGTGGAAAAGCGTATGACCCAAGACTAATCGTAGCTTGGCCATGGGCAGATTTAGCTGTAATGGGAGGAACTCAGGCGGCAAAAGTTTTGGCACAGATTCAAGAATCTACTTTGAAAAAACAAGGAAAAGAAATTTCTGAAGAAGAACACAATGAAATTTTAGATACCATCACTAAAAAATATCAGAAACAGACGGAAGCAACTTATGCAGCCTCAAGATTGTGGACTGATGCGATTATCAACCCTATTGATACCAGAAAATGGATTTCTATGGGTATTGAAGCAGCGGACCACTCTCCGATAACTGAAAAATTTAATTTGGGAGTAATACAAGTCTGA
- a CDS encoding VanZ family protein — MKRYFAVFIALYTVVLLYMMFYASGREPSEISYIQHQPFITIQHFFNDNNVDNQSFIINIFGNIFLFSPFGWLGLYIKKFNRFIPVTLFFLIAISIIESTQYFTGRGVADIDDVFLNTLGMLLGFFLFKYATWKNIANIQFHFQLLEDKKTAVTVS, encoded by the coding sequence ATGAAAAGATATTTTGCAGTATTTATTGCCTTATATACCGTCGTTTTATTATACATGATGTTTTATGCATCCGGAAGAGAACCTTCTGAAATTTCTTATATTCAGCATCAGCCGTTTATTACGATACAGCATTTTTTTAATGACAACAATGTAGATAATCAGTCTTTTATCATAAATATATTTGGGAATATATTCTTATTCAGTCCATTTGGTTGGTTAGGATTATATATCAAGAAATTCAATCGTTTTATTCCCGTTACTTTGTTCTTTTTAATTGCAATAAGTATTATTGAATCAACACAATATTTTACGGGAAGAGGTGTTGCAGATATAGATGATGTATTTTTAAATACTTTGGGAATGTTACTCGGTTTTTTTCTATTCAAATATGCAACTTGGAAAAACATTGCGAATATTCAGTTTCATTTTCAGTTACTAGAAGATAAAAAAACAGCTGTAACAGTTTCTTAA
- a CDS encoding putative type IX sorting system protein PorV2, which translates to MMKKYLLLVFSLLFGFSQSQIIRKYSNEFLNIGAGARGIGMGGAVMTSQDDVYSPMWNPAGLNGITRDWQGAAMHAEYFESIAKYDYLAYAKVLETGVFGVSVVRLGVDNILNTTQLIDTEGNIDYDKITKFSQSDYAGIISYAFNPGGNPKLDVGVNAKIVYRNVGKFASGYGFGFDVGAIYKADNGWKFGGVLRDATTTVNFWSVNQKELSTIVNGEEFNPAPTDKMELTMPKLNAGASKLFNINSSLYILPEAGINVDFAKTAALLSTDFASITPYAGAELGYQKMIFVRLGVNRFQSITDIEDLQRKVSFQPSAGIGIRYRGLTLDYAISNSGIGGSNFYSNFFSLKLDMGEFRND; encoded by the coding sequence ATGATGAAAAAATATCTATTATTAGTATTTTCCCTTTTATTTGGGTTTTCTCAATCTCAGATTATTAGAAAATATTCCAATGAATTTTTAAATATCGGAGCCGGAGCCAGAGGAATCGGGATGGGAGGTGCCGTGATGACAAGTCAGGATGATGTGTACTCGCCAATGTGGAACCCAGCAGGTTTGAACGGTATTACAAGAGATTGGCAAGGAGCAGCAATGCACGCAGAATATTTTGAATCTATTGCTAAATATGATTATTTAGCTTACGCAAAAGTTTTGGAAACAGGAGTTTTCGGAGTTTCTGTGGTACGTTTAGGCGTTGATAATATTTTAAATACAACTCAGCTAATTGATACAGAAGGAAATATTGATTACGATAAAATCACGAAGTTCTCACAATCAGATTATGCAGGTATTATTTCTTACGCCTTTAATCCCGGTGGAAATCCTAAGTTGGATGTCGGTGTAAATGCCAAAATTGTTTACAGAAATGTAGGTAAGTTTGCAAGTGGATATGGTTTTGGTTTTGATGTAGGGGCTATTTATAAAGCTGATAACGGCTGGAAATTCGGTGGAGTTCTTCGTGACGCTACAACGACTGTCAACTTCTGGAGTGTGAATCAGAAAGAATTGTCTACCATTGTAAACGGAGAAGAATTTAACCCAGCGCCAACCGATAAAATGGAATTGACGATGCCAAAGCTTAATGCAGGAGCTAGTAAATTATTCAATATTAACAGCAGTCTTTATATTTTACCGGAAGCGGGAATTAATGTAGATTTTGCTAAAACAGCGGCTCTTCTTTCAACCGATTTTGCAAGTATCACCCCTTATGCAGGAGCTGAATTGGGATATCAGAAAATGATTTTTGTGAGATTGGGAGTTAACAGATTTCAGTCGATTACAGATATTGAAGACCTTCAGAGAAAAGTTTCTTTTCAGCCAAGTGCTGGTATTGGAATTCGTTACAGAGGGTTAACGCTTGATTATGCCATCAGTAATTCAGGAATCGGAGGTTCTAATTTTTATTCTAATTTTTTCTCATTAAAACTGGATATGGGAGAATTTAGAAATGATTAA
- a CDS encoding anti-sigma factor has product MDSKEYISSGILESYILGFASPEEAGILECVMKNNAEVKAAYEEAQKTFELLATAQAVTPPNDLKSKIWDKIQLEQEVVDEKPVVSINNVEPKVEIQQSRPEIRIEKNNSWKNYAVAASVLFLVSIAGNLYWMNSQKEIKNEIAVLKSEKQSHNLAMQNLEQKLQVTSNPNMLKIVLAGVEKHPTSNAVVYWDKTSKDVYLTANSLPKAPEGMQYQLWAIADGKPVSAGMYTDEKDAKIALANIPNAQAFAITLEKEGGSAAPTMENMYVMGGV; this is encoded by the coding sequence TTGGATAGTAAAGAATACATATCATCCGGAATTCTAGAATCGTACATTCTAGGCTTTGCTTCTCCCGAGGAAGCAGGTATTTTGGAGTGTGTGATGAAGAATAATGCTGAAGTGAAAGCGGCTTATGAAGAAGCGCAAAAAACTTTTGAATTGCTTGCCACTGCGCAAGCTGTGACACCGCCCAATGATTTAAAATCAAAAATCTGGGATAAAATTCAACTTGAACAAGAAGTTGTCGATGAAAAACCTGTAGTTTCGATTAATAATGTTGAACCAAAAGTTGAAATTCAACAGTCGAGACCAGAAATCAGAATTGAAAAAAATAATAGCTGGAAAAACTATGCAGTTGCAGCCTCAGTCTTATTTTTAGTCAGTATTGCAGGGAATCTTTATTGGATGAATAGCCAAAAAGAGATTAAAAATGAAATTGCTGTTTTAAAATCTGAAAAGCAGTCTCATAACCTTGCAATGCAAAATTTAGAACAAAAATTGCAGGTTACTTCCAATCCGAATATGCTTAAAATTGTTTTAGCAGGTGTTGAAAAACACCCTACTTCCAACGCTGTGGTATATTGGGATAAAACGTCTAAAGATGTTTATTTAACCGCAAATAGTTTGCCAAAAGCTCCTGAAGGAATGCAGTATCAGCTTTGGGCAATTGCAGACGGAAAACCGGTGAGTGCAGGAATGTATACCGATGAAAAAGATGCTAAAATAGCTCTGGCCAATATTCCGAATGCACAGGCTTTTGCCATTACTTTGGAAAAAGAAGGCGGTAGTGCAGCTCCTACCATGGAAAATATGTATGTAATGGGCGGAGTTTAG